In the Thermogemmatispora onikobensis genome, CAGGGTCGCCGCCAATGCTCGCAGCTCATGGAGCAGGCGCTGGTGTCCTCTATGAATGCCATCGAAGTTCCCGATGGTAATGACGATTGGTTCCTGCGCGGTTACGGTGGTTTGATAGTTCATAATGAATAGTGGTGGCCCTTTACGTTCTGCTCAGTGTCGCACCCGCAGCGGGCGTTTTAATAGTATCACAGCTCTAGTGGTCAGGCAACAATCGCGCGCTTTCTTAACCAGCCTGGGGGAATTGCCCGCCGTCGCCGTCCCGCTCAAGAGCGTCGTTCGGGTCCAAAGACCCGCGTCGGCTGCCAGAGCTGCAGCTCTGGCTTCCAGGCAGCTAAGGCCCAGGTTCTCCCCTGCTCGTCGCAGACGCGCGCCAGTCGTGGCTGTTCTTCCTGCCGGGAAGCGTTCTCTCGCCAGCCTGGGAGAGAGGCCCGAGCAGGCAAGGGGCCAGACTCTGGCCCAGGGGCGCGAAAGCTGTTCCCGTGCAGGACCCGCTGCAGGGTTTTGGCGTCGACGACGAGCGCCGGGTAATGCTGGAGAGCAATATCCAGTGGCCGAAGATAGTGCGCAAGGTGACCGCTCTCCACGGCCTCGGCCAGCTGCTCCAGGGTAATGCTCTCCTGCAGAGTCAAAGGTCCGCTGCGCGTCCGTAGCAAGGCGTTCAGAGACGCTCCACAGCCGAGGCGCTGGCCCAGGTCGTGGGCCAGCGAGCGAATATAGGTTCCCTTGCTGCACTCGATCTCGAGCAGGAGCCGCGGCTTCTCCCAGGCGAGGAGAACAAGGCGCTCGATCACAACTGGACGAGCCTCCAGCTTGAGGCTTTCCCCAGCCCGGGCGCGACGATAGGCCGGCTCCCCCTGGAGCTTGATGGCCGAGTAAGGCGGGGGTACCTGCAGCTGCGGCCCGAGAAAGGTGCTCAGGACGCTCTCAAGCTGCTCACGGGTGAAATCCGGCACTGGCCGCTCGTTAAGAAGCCGCCCCTCGCGATCATAGGTGTCGGTCTCTCTTCCCAGGACAATCTCGGCCTGATAGGCTTTACCGCTCTCGCTGAGATAGTCGGCCACGCGCGTGGCGAGGCCAACGCAGATGGGTAGCACCCCACGAGCCAGGGGGTCCAGCGTCCCAGCATGGCCTACGCGCTGTTGGTGCAGGAGACGACGCACGCGCGCGACGACATCGTGCGAGGTGAGACCTACGGGCTTGTTGATGTTGAGGATGCCGTCCATTGCTCCTTTCCCCGCCGTAGCTCAGCTTCCAGCCTGGCCACAACAAAGGGGATCGCCTGCTCCAACGGCAGATCAAGCGTGGCGCCTGCGGCACGGGCATGGCCACCGCCACGCCCCAGGCGCTGGCAGATCTCTGCGGCGTTATAGGGAGCCGCGCAGCGCAAGCTCAGGCGCGTCGTGCCCGGGTCGCCGTAGCTCTTGAAGAAAGCCGCAATTCTCACTCCTTCGATATCACGGAGCAGGCCGGCCAGATTGTCATCCATCTCTGGCAAGGCTCCGGTCTCGGCCAGGGTGGCATCGCTGGCCCACGACCAGATCAGCTGTCCATCACAGGCCGTCTGCGCTTGCAGCAGGACCCTGGCGCGCAGGCGCTCTTGGGCCAGCGGATGGGTCCGAAAGACAGCCTGAGCGATTGGCTCGGGAGAGGCTCCAGCTCGCAGCAGCAGGGCCGCCGCCTCCAACGTTCGAGACGTGGTGCTGGGGAATTGGAACGAGCCAGTATCGGTCATCAAGCCTGTCAGCAAACAGAGCGCCGCTTCGGGCGTCAGCGGCAGCTGAGCCTGCTGTTGGAAGAGGACCAGCAGCTCCGCCGTAGCCGCCGCCGTTGGGTCGATGATCGTCACCTGCCCACAGCCCATGCTGCTGATGTGGTGATCAATATTGAGCAGCGGCACCCGCTCCAGGAAGGAGCGATGGCGCTCGTAGAGGCTGCCAAAACGCGGCAGTTCTCCGGCATCGAGCGCTATCACGAGATCGAAATCCTCATCCCCCAGGTCCTGCTGAAAGCGCTCCTGAGCGGGAAGGAAGGAGAAAGCCCGTGGCGGCGGGTCGGCACAACAGGGCACCGCGCCTTTGCCCAGGGCCCAGAGCATATGCGCCAGTCCCAGAGCAGAGCCGAGACAGTCCCCATCGGGATGCTCATGGGCCAGCAAGGCCACACGCCGGGCCGGACGCAGCAAGGTCAACGCGCGCTCCACCTGGTCCGCCGGTAGCTGAGATGCCAGAGCAGTCGCAGATGCGCTCATTCCGCCTCCATTGAATCAGAGGTCTGACCTTGCTCTTCTTCCGCGTCCGGCTGAGCAGGCGAACCAGCCTGAGATCCTGGCTGCTGCTGAGCATGCTCTTGCTCGATCTGCTTGATCAGCTCCATGACCTGGGCCCCTTTCTCCAGAGAGAGATCCAGCTTGAAGACCAGCTCGGGCACATGGCGCAGCACGAGACGGCCCGCCAGCTCATGGCGCAGAAAGCCGGTAGCGCGCTTGAGGGCAGCCATCGTATTGTGGCGTTCCTCATCGCTGCCCAGCACACTGACATAGACCTTGGCGTGGGCCAGATCACCGCTGACCTCTACCCGCGTAATGCTGACAAAGCCGATGCGCGGGTCTTTCATGCGCGTGCGTAGCAGATCGCTGAGTTCCTCGGCAATCAACTCACCCAGCTTTTCCTGGCGATACAGGTTTGGCATGATCTATCCCCTTCCTGGGCCTCAATCCTTTTCCTGTCTGAAGGCTTCAATGATATCGCCAATTTGCACGCTACTGAAGCCTTCAATGATCATACCACATTCGTAACCGGCGGCCACTTCACGCACATCATCTTTGCCACGCCGCAACGAGGCCACGCGACTCTCGTGCACCTTCGCTCCGTTACGCAGCACACGCACCTGTGAAGCGCGGGTAATCTTGCCATCCGTGACCCGGCAGCCGGCGATCACGGTATTCTTGCCGCTGCGGAAGAGCTGCAGCACCTCGGCATGGCCCTCGACCACCTCGTGATAGGTTGGTTCCAGCAGGCCCTTGAGGGCGGCCTCGATGTCTTCGATCAGCTGGTAGATCACATCATAATAGCGGATCTCGACGCCCTCTTTCTGAGCCTGACGCAGAGCTGCGTTATCGGCCTTGACGTTGAAGCCGATAATGATGGCGCCGGAAGCGGCAGCCAGATGGACGTCGGTCTCCGTGATATTGCCAACGCCCTCGTGGATCAGGTGCAGCTTGATCTTCTCCTCGCCCAGCTTGAGCAAGGCATTCTTGATCGCCTCGACCGTTCCCTGAACATCGCACTTGAGGACGAGATTCAGCTCTTTGGTCCTTCCTTCCTGCATCTGCATATAGAGGGTGTCGAGGCTGACATGCCCTGGCAAGCTGCTCTCGGCCCGGCGCTGCTCAGCGATCTCTGCCGCGCGCTGCTTGGCTGTGCGCTCGTCAGGCACGACTTCGAGGCGATCGCCGGGCTGTGGTACCTCGGGCAGGCCAAGGATGCTCACCGGCGTGCTGGGAGGCGCCTTCTGAATGCGCTTGCCACGGTCGTTGAACATAGCGCGTACCTTGCCCGCCAACGGCCCGACGACAATATAGTCGCCCATTTTGAGGGTCCCTTCCTGGACCAGGATAGTGGCCATGGGGCCGGTGCTCTTCTCCAGCTTGGCTTCGATGACTACGCCTACAGCCGGGCGATTCGGGTTCGCGCGCAGGTCCTGCATCTCAGCTACGAGCAGGATCATCTCTAACAGCTCGTCGATGCCGGCCCCCGTGCGGGCCGAGATGGGGACGCAGACCGTGTCACCGCCGTAGTCTTCGACGATCACACCGATCTCAGCAAGCTGCTGTTTGACCAGATCAGGGTTGGCCGTCGGCTTGTCGATCTTGTTGATGGCGATGATGATCGGTACGTTGGCCGCGCGAGCGTGATCAATGGCCTCACGGGTCTGCGGCATCACCCCATCATCGGCAGCGACCACAATGAC is a window encoding:
- the truB gene encoding tRNA pseudouridine(55) synthase TruB — protein: MDGILNINKPVGLTSHDVVARVRRLLHQQRVGHAGTLDPLARGVLPICVGLATRVADYLSESGKAYQAEIVLGRETDTYDREGRLLNERPVPDFTREQLESVLSTFLGPQLQVPPPYSAIKLQGEPAYRRARAGESLKLEARPVVIERLVLLAWEKPRLLLEIECSKGTYIRSLAHDLGQRLGCGASLNALLRTRSGPLTLQESITLEQLAEAVESGHLAHYLRPLDIALQHYPALVVDAKTLQRVLHGNSFRAPGPESGPLPARASLPGWRENASRQEEQPRLARVCDEQGRTWALAAWKPELQLWQPTRVFGPERRS
- a CDS encoding DHH family phosphoesterase, producing MSASATALASQLPADQVERALTLLRPARRVALLAHEHPDGDCLGSALGLAHMLWALGKGAVPCCADPPPRAFSFLPAQERFQQDLGDEDFDLVIALDAGELPRFGSLYERHRSFLERVPLLNIDHHISSMGCGQVTIIDPTAAATAELLVLFQQQAQLPLTPEAALCLLTGLMTDTGSFQFPSTTSRTLEAAALLLRAGASPEPIAQAVFRTHPLAQERLRARVLLQAQTACDGQLIWSWASDATLAETGALPEMDDNLAGLLRDIEGVRIAAFFKSYGDPGTTRLSLRCAAPYNAAEICQRLGRGGGHARAAGATLDLPLEQAIPFVVARLEAELRRGKEQWTASSTSTSP
- the infB gene encoding translation initiation factor IF-2 produces the protein MRNTSESTTNTNEQAKAATTRSRTGTRPKTENATQGGQERSTKPGPQGAQRRNAPPAGAPPARSQPQHQQHQQHQQHQQHQQHQHGGGVGQPSQQGGAGAAPVQAQRPGPGNGQRSQRPGGGPQSQRSPLPAGGGAARSAGGGGAFSGGVSGGAAATRGGGVSGGVTAARGGGHTGAGPAAGGGAGTHAPAPASSASRPGARSRPGGGRPGSSAQRSHERHGSLVKERPPTGPVAIPPQIVVRDLAELLHATPTEIIRHLIKHHIFASINQVVDFEQAALVARDLGFEPMPQVISPTSTSLQQGALPTSAVLQAAREDKNTVPIPPVVTIMGHVDHGKTTLLDMIRKTRVAAEEAGGITQHIGAYQVEVKGKKITFLDTPGHEAFTAMRARGAQVTHIAVIVVAADDGVMPQTREAIDHARAANVPIIIAINKIDKPTANPDLVKQQLAEIGVIVEDYGGDTVCVPISARTGAGIDELLEMILLVAEMQDLRANPNRPAVGVVIEAKLEKSTGPMATILVQEGTLKMGDYIVVGPLAGKVRAMFNDRGKRIQKAPPSTPVSILGLPEVPQPGDRLEVVPDERTAKQRAAEIAEQRRAESSLPGHVSLDTLYMQMQEGRTKELNLVLKCDVQGTVEAIKNALLKLGEEKIKLHLIHEGVGNITETDVHLAAASGAIIIGFNVKADNAALRQAQKEGVEIRYYDVIYQLIEDIEAALKGLLEPTYHEVVEGHAEVLQLFRSGKNTVIAGCRVTDGKITRASQVRVLRNGAKVHESRVASLRRGKDDVREVAAGYECGMIIEGFSSVQIGDIIEAFRQEKD
- the rbfA gene encoding 30S ribosome-binding factor RbfA yields the protein MPNLYRQEKLGELIAEELSDLLRTRMKDPRIGFVSITRVEVSGDLAHAKVYVSVLGSDEERHNTMAALKRATGFLRHELAGRLVLRHVPELVFKLDLSLEKGAQVMELIKQIEQEHAQQQPGSQAGSPAQPDAEEEQGQTSDSMEAE